One Dokdonia sp. Dokd-P16 genomic window carries:
- a CDS encoding DUF5916 domain-containing protein: MRIFLFGIFSLFLLLPHFLKAQQTKTLNAERINTPPKIDGVLDDAVWKSLATYDGFNMFEPGNVGIIDEDQRTEIKMAYDDKAVYIAAYLFDPDPENIPSQFSQRDQVFSQADHFVVALNTYNDGINETRFYVTSAGTIGDQRITQNNRDFGFNVVFECKVSRDDKGWYAEYRIPYNALRFPEVAVQDWSVNFYRRLVKKNETHTWNFIERGVGRDTQYNGTVTGVRDIDPPVRLTFFPFAQTSNNFFDGNNETNFAGGLDIKYGLTDSFTLDAQLIPDFGQVAFDNVELNLGPFEQTFGENRAFFTEGIDLFNKGRIFFSRRIGGAPSGSPELLNTEEVITSPSTVKLANSVKISGRTKGGLGIGFLNSIGQETFATIENTTITTVNGEEIIEKSRRDEVIEPLTNYNVFVLDQQFNQNSSVSLINTNVTRSGSNFRNANVTGGVFDIADKGNNFRASGRAIFSNVREAGETTSGFLSEFDFRKIQGNWRYRFAHDFADTKLNINDLGLNFRNNFNNFAVGGSYELIQPKGKFNRYRFDVTLRQRRLYEPSIKTRNSIRFDSFFSTTERLAFGLDASLNGKDQDYFEPRVEGRFVTFESNIGSSGFISTDFRKKFAFDLRGSVRSWFGNQDQFNHSINFSPRYRFSDKLLVILSSNYSSRKDNFGWVDNTDTEVFLGLRDVKSLENRVNVNYNFDPYKALNLSLRNFWAVSDHSSNVYYILNNDGSRSQIDNYDTTVQRDPNANFNIWNLDVSYRWRFAPGSEASLLYRHQISNFDEQSTLDYGQSLGNLFDEPLNHTLSLRVTYFIDYNNVKGIFKKTA, translated from the coding sequence ATGCGCATTTTTCTATTTGGGATATTCTCCCTGTTTTTACTATTGCCCCATTTCCTTAAAGCTCAGCAAACTAAAACGCTTAATGCAGAGCGCATAAACACGCCACCTAAGATAGACGGTGTGCTAGATGATGCTGTATGGAAGTCTCTAGCTACTTATGATGGCTTTAACATGTTTGAACCTGGGAATGTAGGAATCATAGATGAAGACCAGCGCACAGAGATTAAAATGGCTTATGATGATAAGGCAGTTTACATAGCGGCCTATTTATTTGACCCAGATCCAGAAAATATCCCTAGTCAGTTCAGTCAGCGTGATCAAGTATTCTCACAAGCAGATCACTTTGTCGTTGCCTTAAATACTTATAATGACGGTATCAATGAAACTCGATTTTATGTAACTAGCGCTGGAACCATAGGTGATCAACGTATTACACAAAACAATAGAGATTTTGGATTTAATGTAGTCTTTGAATGTAAAGTTTCTAGAGATGACAAAGGATGGTACGCAGAGTATCGCATTCCTTATAATGCACTACGATTTCCAGAAGTAGCAGTTCAAGACTGGAGTGTAAATTTCTATAGAAGGTTAGTAAAAAAGAACGAAACACACACATGGAATTTTATAGAACGTGGTGTGGGTAGAGACACGCAGTACAACGGTACAGTTACAGGTGTACGTGATATTGATCCACCTGTAAGGCTTACTTTTTTCCCTTTTGCACAAACCTCTAATAATTTCTTTGACGGGAATAATGAAACCAATTTTGCTGGTGGTCTTGATATAAAATATGGTCTTACAGATAGTTTTACACTTGATGCCCAGCTAATTCCAGATTTTGGTCAGGTAGCTTTTGATAATGTAGAGCTCAACTTAGGGCCTTTTGAGCAAACTTTTGGGGAGAATAGAGCATTCTTTACAGAAGGAATAGATTTATTCAATAAGGGAAGAATTTTCTTCTCTAGACGTATAGGTGGAGCACCTTCTGGAAGCCCAGAGCTCTTAAATACAGAAGAAGTGATAACCTCACCTTCTACCGTAAAACTCGCAAACTCTGTGAAGATCTCTGGACGCACCAAAGGAGGTCTTGGCATAGGATTTTTAAATTCAATAGGTCAAGAAACCTTTGCGACTATTGAAAACACAACTATTACTACTGTAAACGGCGAGGAGATTATTGAAAAAAGCAGACGTGATGAAGTAATTGAACCTCTTACTAATTATAACGTATTTGTATTAGACCAGCAGTTTAATCAAAACTCCTCCGTATCGCTTATTAATACTAATGTAACGAGAAGCGGTAGCAACTTTAGAAATGCTAATGTTACTGGTGGCGTATTTGATATAGCAGATAAAGGGAACAACTTCAGAGCGTCAGGACGTGCAATTTTTAGTAATGTAAGAGAAGCGGGGGAAACCACTAGCGGTTTTTTATCTGAGTTTGATTTTAGAAAGATACAAGGAAACTGGCGCTATCGTTTTGCTCATGACTTTGCAGATACTAAACTCAACATCAATGATCTTGGTTTAAATTTTAGAAATAACTTCAACAATTTTGCTGTAGGTGGTTCTTATGAGTTGATCCAACCTAAAGGTAAATTTAATAGATATCGCTTTGATGTAACTTTAAGACAAAGACGATTATATGAACCCAGCATTAAAACAAGAAACAGCATACGCTTTGATTCCTTTTTCTCAACGACAGAACGCTTAGCTTTCGGACTTGACGCGAGTCTCAACGGCAAGGATCAGGATTATTTTGAGCCAAGAGTAGAAGGAAGGTTTGTAACCTTTGAGTCTAACATAGGTAGTAGCGGCTTTATCTCGACAGATTTTAGAAAGAAATTTGCTTTTGATTTAAGAGGTTCTGTGCGTTCTTGGTTTGGAAATCAAGATCAATTTAATCACAGTATTAATTTCTCACCTCGATATAGATTTTCAGATAAGCTACTTGTTATTTTATCATCAAATTATTCTAGCAGAAAAGACAACTTTGGATGGGTAGACAATACAGATACAGAGGTATTCTTAGGTCTTAGAGATGTTAAATCTTTAGAAAACAGAGTGAATGTAAATTATAATTTTGACCCCTATAAGGCGCTCAACTTAAGTCTACGCAACTTTTGGGCAGTATCAGATCACAGTAGTAATGTGTATTACATATTAAATAATGACGGATCGAGATCTCAAATAGATAACTACGATACTACCGTACAGCGTGATCCTAATGCAAACTTTAATATCTGGAATCTTGATGTGAGTTATCGCTGGCGTTTTGCTCCAGGAAGCGAGGCATCCCTACTCTACCGTCATCAGATTTCGAATTTTGATGAGCAATCCACTTTAGATTATGGACAGAGTCTTGGCAACTTGTTTGATGAACCTCTTAACCATACGCTGTCCCTAAGAGTTACTTATTTTATCGATTATAATAATGTAAAAGGCATCTTTAAAAAGACCGCCTAG
- a CDS encoding ABC transporter ATP-binding protein: MVKAEHISKTFGNLQVLKDVALDVKKGEVVSIVGQSGAGKTTLLQILGTLDMPDNNAQTQLTINGKSLTGLKSKLLSAFRNEHIGFIFQFHQLLPEFTAMENVCIPAFIAKKDKAPTEARAKELLDFLGLSHRYNHKPNELSGGEQQRVAVARALINNPALILADEPSGNLDTESADHLHKLFFRLRDEFNQTLIIVTHNEELADMADRKLVMKDGEFVTS; this comes from the coding sequence ATGGTAAAGGCAGAACATATATCAAAAACTTTTGGAAACTTACAAGTTCTTAAAGACGTTGCATTAGACGTAAAAAAGGGAGAAGTAGTTTCTATTGTAGGGCAAAGCGGCGCTGGTAAAACTACACTACTACAAATTCTAGGCACACTAGACATGCCTGATAACAATGCCCAGACGCAACTTACTATAAACGGTAAATCTCTCACAGGACTTAAATCTAAGTTGCTAAGTGCTTTCCGTAATGAGCATATTGGGTTTATATTTCAGTTTCACCAACTCCTTCCAGAGTTTACAGCGATGGAAAATGTGTGTATTCCTGCATTTATTGCCAAAAAAGATAAAGCACCAACAGAGGCTCGTGCAAAGGAGCTTCTTGACTTCTTGGGGCTCTCTCATCGCTATAATCATAAACCTAATGAACTATCTGGAGGAGAGCAACAGCGAGTAGCAGTTGCTAGAGCACTTATAAACAATCCTGCACTTATTTTGGCAGATGAGCCTTCTGGTAACCTCGATACAGAAAGTGCAGATCATCTACATAAACTATTTTTTAGATTACGAGATGAGTTTAATCAAACGCTTATTATTGTTACTCATAATGAAGAGCTAGCAGATATGGCGGACCGTAAGCTTGTAATGAAAGATGGCGAGTTTGTAACTAGTTAA
- a CDS encoding TIGR02757 family protein: MNKKDLKIFLDEKAIQYENGNFIPHDPIQIPHQFELKEDIEIAAFLTATIAWGNRKSIITNATKMMDIMGNAPYDFVLNYDPEQANLFEGFVHRTFNSGDLETFIRALQHIYLNHGGLENAFKKGITTEGLQPSISNFKKLFFEVEHLPRTQKHVSDPLRNSAAKRINMFLRWMVRDASAGVDFGIWNTISPSLLSCPLDVHTSNVARKLKLLKRKQNDAKTLSELDKALRRMDPNDPVKYDFALFGLGAFEKF, encoded by the coding sequence ATGAATAAAAAGGATCTTAAAATCTTCTTGGACGAAAAAGCAATTCAATATGAGAATGGCAATTTTATTCCACACGATCCTATTCAAATCCCTCATCAATTTGAACTAAAAGAAGATATCGAGATTGCCGCTTTCTTAACGGCAACTATTGCTTGGGGTAATCGTAAGAGTATTATCACAAATGCTACAAAGATGATGGATATCATGGGAAATGCACCTTATGATTTTGTATTAAACTACGATCCAGAGCAAGCGAATCTTTTTGAAGGTTTTGTGCATCGCACTTTTAATAGTGGAGACCTAGAAACGTTTATAAGAGCATTGCAGCACATTTATCTCAACCATGGCGGACTAGAAAATGCTTTTAAAAAAGGAATTACCACCGAAGGCCTACAACCATCTATATCAAATTTCAAGAAGTTATTTTTTGAGGTCGAGCATTTACCAAGAACACAAAAACACGTGAGTGATCCATTACGTAATTCCGCGGCAAAACGTATCAATATGTTTCTAAGATGGATGGTACGTGATGCAAGTGCAGGTGTTGATTTTGGTATATGGAACACTATTTCTCCTAGTTTACTCTCTTGTCCTCTCGATGTGCATACAAGTAATGTAGCTAGAAAGCTTAAACTTCTTAAGAGAAAACAAAACGATGCAAAAACTTTATCAGAGCTTGACAAAGCGTTGAGAAGAATGGATCCTAATGATCCTGTTAAATATGATTTTGCATTGTTTGGATTAGGAGCGTTTGAAAAGTTTTAG
- a CDS encoding sensor histidine kinase — protein sequence MIAPQKPINESKRLEVLKSYKLLDTLPEDAYDTITKLASHICNTPISLVTLLDADRNFLKSRRGIDMSESPRDISFCGHAILTEDPIFIVEDARLDKRFQDNPLVKDFKAIFYAGVPLRTSDGYALGTLCVYDHKPRTLSLEEQDALRGLAKQTVLLFEARKRNIDLAASENETAQRNDRLEDFARLVAHDLKSPLASIEGLLNLLKEDYLDSNDEDFALYLKHLDTSAKSMRGYIDGLLEYYRADTLLATKENTTLFKLVKDVADLHKSSNVAIKIEDDLKLVAVSAIAIDQILSNLVDNATKYNDKEAPTIQISGNESKDFYIISVKDNGTGIPEDKQDIIFDLFKTTGTKDRNGKQGSGMGLATVRKLVEGLGGNISVSSVVGEGSIFTFTIRR from the coding sequence GTGATAGCACCTCAAAAGCCAATTAACGAAAGTAAACGACTAGAAGTATTAAAGTCATATAAACTTCTTGACACGCTCCCAGAAGATGCTTATGACACGATCACAAAGCTTGCTTCTCACATCTGTAATACACCAATATCACTAGTTACATTGCTTGATGCAGATCGTAATTTCTTGAAATCAAGACGTGGTATCGATATGTCTGAATCTCCTAGAGATATCTCTTTTTGTGGTCACGCTATTCTCACAGAAGATCCTATCTTTATAGTAGAAGATGCCCGCCTAGATAAACGTTTTCAAGATAATCCGCTGGTAAAAGATTTTAAAGCTATTTTTTATGCAGGTGTTCCTTTACGCACAAGTGATGGTTATGCGCTAGGTACTTTATGTGTTTATGATCACAAACCAAGAACACTATCCTTAGAAGAACAAGATGCTTTAAGAGGTCTTGCAAAGCAAACAGTATTGCTGTTTGAAGCTCGCAAACGCAATATAGACCTCGCAGCTTCAGAAAATGAAACTGCTCAACGTAATGATCGTTTAGAAGATTTTGCTCGATTAGTAGCTCATGACCTTAAGTCTCCACTTGCAAGTATAGAAGGTTTACTCAATCTCTTGAAAGAAGATTACCTGGATAGCAATGATGAAGATTTTGCACTATACCTCAAGCATCTAGATACTTCGGCGAAGTCTATGAGAGGTTATATAGATGGGCTTCTCGAGTATTATAGGGCAGATACATTGCTGGCAACAAAAGAGAACACTACACTTTTTAAACTAGTTAAAGACGTAGCAGATTTACATAAATCTAGTAATGTTGCCATTAAGATTGAAGATGACTTGAAACTAGTCGCTGTTTCTGCAATTGCTATTGACCAGATATTATCGAATCTCGTTGATAACGCCACCAAATACAACGATAAAGAGGCACCAACAATCCAAATTAGCGGAAACGAATCAAAAGACTTCTACATTATCTCCGTAAAAGATAATGGCACTGGGATTCCAGAAGACAAACAAGACATTATTTTTGACCTATTTAAAACTACAGGAACTAAAGATCGCAATGGCAAACAAGGTTCTGGAATGGGACTGGCAACCGTGCGTAAACTGGTAGAAGGATTGGGTGGTAATATTAGTGTTTCTTCTGTGGTAGGTGAAGGCAGTATTTTCACTTTTACCATTAGGCGATAA
- a CDS encoding BatA domain-containing protein, with protein MQFRHPELLYALFLLLIPILVHLFQLRKFKTEAFTNVAFLQKLNIQTRKSNSIKKWLVLLSRMAAIAAIVLAFAQPFITQSDSAIREKETIIYLDNSFSMQAKGSSGQLLRTATQDIITNIPEDQIFTLITNTDTYRNTSIKNMRNELLQLPYAASQLSETAVTLRAQKEFSRDQSKDKRLIMISDFQDNGETYQLQTDGIEKHYVQLQPVIKNNVSIDSVFISKRKAGSIALTVALSAGEKKDINTAVSLYNGDQLLAKGTASFDSKLTTTVVFDIDTKEEIAGRIVIEDPLLAFDNTMFFSINKSQPIKVLAINGANSDYLSRIFTAPEFEYESTNIKNLDYSSIPEFNYIVINQVSEIGVSLSGALNAFAKAGGITTIILDPNADAASYNNALRGLGNFEISKNETTKRLVTTINYDHPVYKDVFDARIKNFQYPSVSKSFALQGGDALLRFEDGSPFLSYASNFFVISGGIDVANSNLQSSPLIVPTFYNMSRQSLQLPRLYMPVGKNTTYDIPVGLQEDDILSLEDISDPSNTLIPLQQSKGNKVQITTSDSPSKASIYNIKLADNTVQQVSYNYNRSESTLRYAVLNTGATNHYNTSVEDLFDEFKTADSVQSLWKWFVIFALLFLVLEILILKFYK; from the coding sequence ATGCAGTTTAGACATCCAGAACTCCTTTATGCACTGTTCTTACTGCTTATCCCTATTCTCGTTCACTTATTTCAACTGCGTAAGTTTAAAACAGAAGCATTTACAAACGTTGCCTTTCTTCAAAAACTCAACATTCAAACTCGTAAGAGTAATTCCATAAAGAAATGGCTAGTGTTACTGTCTCGTATGGCGGCAATAGCCGCAATTGTTCTAGCATTTGCTCAACCATTTATTACACAATCAGATAGCGCAATCCGTGAAAAGGAAACTATCATTTACTTGGATAACTCATTCAGTATGCAAGCAAAGGGTTCTTCTGGACAATTGCTACGCACGGCTACCCAAGATATTATTACTAATATTCCCGAGGATCAAATCTTCACTTTAATTACAAATACAGATACGTATAGAAATACCTCTATAAAAAACATGCGTAACGAGTTGCTACAACTACCATATGCAGCATCACAGCTATCTGAAACTGCAGTAACACTCAGAGCACAGAAAGAATTTTCTAGAGACCAATCAAAAGATAAGAGGCTCATTATGATTTCTGATTTTCAAGATAATGGGGAGACGTATCAGCTACAGACTGATGGTATAGAAAAGCATTATGTGCAGCTCCAGCCAGTTATAAAAAACAATGTAAGTATAGACTCCGTTTTTATATCTAAAAGAAAAGCAGGAAGCATTGCCCTCACTGTGGCACTTTCAGCAGGTGAAAAGAAAGATATTAATACAGCCGTTTCTCTATACAACGGTGATCAATTATTGGCAAAGGGAACCGCATCTTTTGATAGCAAATTAACAACTACCGTAGTTTTTGATATAGATACAAAGGAAGAAATCGCAGGTCGTATCGTGATTGAAGATCCCCTACTCGCTTTTGACAACACCATGTTTTTTAGCATTAATAAAAGTCAGCCCATAAAAGTACTCGCAATAAATGGTGCAAACTCAGATTATTTGTCACGTATTTTTACGGCTCCAGAGTTTGAGTATGAAAGTACAAACATTAAGAATCTAGATTATAGCAGCATCCCAGAGTTTAATTACATTGTTATAAATCAAGTTTCAGAAATAGGCGTATCTCTTAGTGGTGCTTTGAACGCTTTCGCGAAAGCGGGAGGAATTACCACCATTATTTTAGATCCAAATGCAGATGCGGCTAGTTACAACAATGCGTTAAGAGGTTTAGGAAACTTTGAGATCTCAAAAAACGAAACTACTAAGCGATTAGTAACCACCATCAACTATGACCATCCTGTTTATAAAGATGTGTTTGATGCAAGAATAAAAAACTTTCAATATCCATCCGTTTCAAAGTCTTTTGCCTTACAAGGTGGAGATGCGTTACTTCGTTTTGAAGATGGAAGTCCTTTCCTGTCTTATGCTTCAAATTTCTTTGTAATCTCTGGAGGCATAGACGTTGCAAATTCAAATCTCCAAAGTTCGCCACTCATAGTTCCTACATTTTACAATATGTCACGACAGAGCTTGCAGTTGCCACGGTTGTATATGCCTGTAGGTAAAAACACAACATATGACATTCCCGTTGGACTTCAAGAAGATGATATTTTGAGTCTAGAAGACATTTCAGACCCCTCAAATACACTTATTCCTCTACAGCAATCTAAGGGAAATAAAGTACAAATTACAACGAGTGACTCGCCATCTAAAGCAAGTATTTACAATATTAAACTAGCAGATAATACAGTACAGCAAGTCAGTTATAATTACAATCGTAGCGAAAGCACATTACGATATGCAGTATTAAACACGGGTGCTACAAATCATTACAACACCTCTGTAGAAGATCTTTTTGACGAATTCAAAACAGCAGATAGTGTCCAATCGCTTTGGAAATGGTTTGTTATTTTTGCCTTGTTATTCCTAGTACTAGAAATCTTGATTTTAAAATTCTATAAATGA
- a CDS encoding dihydroorotase — MKALIKNAIIVDSDSPHHGSTKDVRIKDGLIIEIGEHLEHTKGETLIERDNLHISQGWFDSSVSMGQPGFEERETIDHGLQVAATSGFTAVALNPNTYPIIDTSSDVTFVKKMAEGHATSLFPIGALTRNSESVDLAELYDMQQSGAVAFGDYQQPISNPNLLKIALQYTQGFNGLVLSFPQEQKIAGKGMVNEGEVSTRVGLKGIPAIAESLQVARDLHILEYAGGSLHIPTISTKASVELIKQTKAKGLDVTCSVAIHNLYLLDTVIDDFDTRYKVLPPLRNQEHVDALIEGVKDGTIDMVTSDHNPLDVERKHVEFDNAMYGAISQEATFKALLTIVSEKRAVTLLTAGRRRFIGTSNSIQENSPADITLFTPKGSSTFTQEHIKSTSNNAIFLNQKMKGEVYGIIANNQLVLN; from the coding sequence ATGAAAGCACTCATAAAGAACGCCATAATTGTAGACAGTGATAGCCCTCATCACGGCAGTACAAAAGATGTTAGAATTAAAGATGGCCTTATTATAGAAATAGGAGAACATCTAGAACATACAAAAGGAGAGACACTCATAGAACGTGATAATCTGCATATATCACAAGGCTGGTTTGATAGTAGCGTGAGTATGGGGCAACCAGGTTTTGAAGAACGAGAAACCATAGACCATGGCTTACAAGTTGCAGCGACTAGCGGCTTTACAGCAGTAGCACTCAATCCAAACACCTACCCTATTATTGACACAAGCTCTGATGTTACTTTTGTAAAGAAAATGGCAGAAGGACATGCAACTTCTCTGTTTCCCATAGGTGCGCTTACGCGAAATAGTGAGAGCGTAGACCTAGCAGAATTGTATGACATGCAGCAATCTGGTGCTGTAGCTTTTGGTGATTATCAACAACCAATCTCAAATCCAAACTTGCTTAAAATTGCACTTCAATACACGCAAGGTTTTAACGGACTCGTATTATCATTTCCTCAAGAGCAGAAAATTGCTGGAAAAGGGATGGTAAATGAAGGAGAAGTAAGCACTCGAGTGGGGCTTAAAGGAATTCCCGCTATAGCCGAAAGTCTTCAAGTAGCAAGAGACTTACACATTCTTGAATATGCTGGCGGAAGCCTTCACATTCCTACAATTTCCACAAAGGCAAGTGTGGAACTTATAAAACAAACTAAAGCTAAAGGACTAGACGTTACTTGTAGTGTAGCAATACACAACTTGTACTTACTAGATACAGTTATAGATGATTTTGACACTCGTTATAAAGTATTACCACCACTAAGAAACCAAGAGCATGTAGACGCACTGATAGAAGGTGTAAAAGATGGTACTATCGATATGGTGACTAGTGATCATAATCCGCTAGATGTTGAGCGCAAGCACGTAGAATTTGATAATGCTATGTATGGCGCTATATCTCAAGAAGCTACATTTAAAGCGCTACTTACCATAGTGAGTGAGAAGCGCGCCGTAACACTGCTTACTGCTGGGAGACGTAGATTTATAGGTACAAGTAATTCGATACAAGAAAATAGCCCAGCAGATATTACTTTATTTACACCAAAAGGAAGTTCCACATTTACGCAAGAACACATCAAATCAACTTCAAATAATGCCATATTCCTCAATCAAAAGATGAAGGGAGAAGTGTATGGAATTATTGCAAATAACCAACTAGTACTCAACTAA
- a CDS encoding DUF4870 domain-containing protein, translating into MDENTVFEGKTAAVLSYITFVGLIIAYFMNSESKNEFAAFHLRQSLGLTLSYFLVMMPLSYLDIPMASTGFLVLFFALWLFGIISAFQGKRQLVPLVGAFYQNVFGGNN; encoded by the coding sequence ATGGATGAAAACACCGTTTTTGAAGGAAAAACAGCTGCAGTTTTGAGCTACATTACCTTCGTAGGATTAATTATAGCCTATTTTATGAATAGCGAATCAAAAAATGAATTTGCTGCTTTTCACCTTAGACAGTCATTAGGTTTAACCTTGAGCTACTTCTTAGTAATGATGCCTCTTAGCTATCTTGACATACCAATGGCATCCACAGGATTTCTCGTGCTATTTTTTGCACTGTGGCTTTTTGGAATAATTTCGGCTTTTCAAGGAAAACGCCAACTTGTACCTTTAGTAGGTGCGTTTTACCAAAATGTTTTCGGCGGAAACAACTAG
- a CDS encoding alpha/beta hydrolase, producing the protein MLLEYITRKPSKSSKGKAPLIILLHGYGSNEEDLFSFAEEIPDEYFIVSAKAPIAMQPYGNAWYHITIDGDGVKSSDNDGARESRDIIAKFIDELIAEYDVDKHNITLLGFSQGTILSYAVALTYPEKVKNVIGLSGYINEEIIDLKSNPSYAHLNIYNSHGTVDQVIPIDAARKTPGYLKNIGIESTLSEFPVGHGVHPTNFYEFKEWLQSK; encoded by the coding sequence ATGTTATTAGAATATATCACACGTAAACCATCAAAATCTTCTAAGGGTAAAGCTCCATTAATTATTCTCCTTCATGGTTATGGAAGTAATGAAGAAGACCTATTTAGCTTTGCTGAAGAAATTCCAGATGAGTATTTCATAGTATCTGCAAAGGCTCCTATCGCTATGCAACCTTATGGAAATGCGTGGTATCATATCACTATAGATGGTGATGGTGTAAAATCTTCAGATAATGATGGTGCTCGTGAGTCTAGAGATATCATTGCAAAATTTATCGATGAACTTATAGCAGAGTATGATGTTGATAAGCATAATATAACCTTGCTAGGTTTTAGTCAAGGAACGATATTGAGCTATGCAGTAGCACTCACCTACCCAGAAAAGGTTAAGAATGTTATAGGCTTGAGTGGTTACATCAATGAGGAGATTATTGATTTAAAAAGTAATCCATCTTATGCACATCTTAATATTTACAACTCACATGGAACTGTAGACCAAGTAATACCTATAGATGCTGCGCGCAAAACACCTGGCTATCTCAAGAATATTGGGATTGAATCCACACTTAGTGAGTTCCCTGTAGGTCACGGGGTTCACCCTACTAACTTCTATGAGTTTAAGGAATGGTTACAAAGTAAATAG
- a CDS encoding hydrolase, translating to MRRSIFLYLFLFAALYIIFQYINSSKGLEYQAKQIEKLEIKLADKDSIAGMYQERLANVEYFTLLGNDNAKEYFDNDDLDIAVIKPAIEDGLYAKNTAQGNELITFVGDGRPFQINKVQILNHRWIIADFSDGKKWGEMLVEYFVNEDGTVDYKTVESLVYPN from the coding sequence ATGAGACGTAGCATTTTTTTATACTTATTCCTATTTGCAGCATTGTATATTATTTTTCAATATATAAATAGCAGTAAGGGGCTAGAATACCAAGCGAAGCAAATCGAGAAGCTAGAAATAAAACTTGCAGACAAAGATTCTATCGCTGGAATGTATCAAGAACGCCTAGCAAACGTGGAGTACTTCACGTTATTAGGTAATGATAATGCAAAGGAATATTTTGATAATGACGATCTAGACATTGCTGTGATTAAACCAGCTATAGAAGATGGGTTATATGCAAAAAATACAGCTCAAGGTAATGAGCTTATTACTTTTGTAGGTGATGGAAGACCTTTCCAAATTAATAAAGTACAGATTTTAAATCACCGCTGGATCATCGCCGACTTTTCTGACGGCAAGAAATGGGGAGAAATGCTGGTTGAGTATTTTGTAAATGAGGATGGAACGGTAGATTATAAAACCGTGGAGAGTTTAGTATATCCTAATTAA
- a CDS encoding MBL fold metallo-hydrolase: MKITFLGTGTSQGIPVIGSTHPVCLSADPRDIRLRVSVLIEWDGYNYVIDCGPDFRQQMLSTLSRKRTTAGDPAPLHGILLTHEHADHVAGLDDIRPFVFRQGDMPIYAHKRVLKTLAERFDYIFTTENRYPGAPSVASKEVVNGIPIKLGNIEVQPIEAYHGSLQVFGYRFQDIAYLTDVKTIADEEIEKLQDLDILVLNCLREEAHYTHLNVDEALALVAKIKPKRTYLTHISHHLGFHAEAEQKLPENVFLAYDGLTLTT; the protein is encoded by the coding sequence GTGAAAATCACCTTTCTCGGTACTGGCACATCTCAAGGAATTCCTGTAATAGGAAGTACACATCCCGTGTGTTTAAGTGCAGATCCTAGGGATATAAGACTGCGAGTTTCTGTTCTAATAGAATGGGACGGCTATAATTATGTGATAGATTGTGGTCCGGATTTTAGACAACAAATGTTGAGCACGCTTTCGCGAAAGCGCACAACCGCAGGAGATCCAGCACCTTTGCATGGTATATTATTAACCCATGAACATGCCGATCACGTTGCTGGGCTGGATGACATAAGACCTTTTGTTTTTAGACAAGGTGATATGCCTATTTATGCTCATAAACGAGTTTTGAAAACTCTTGCCGAACGTTTTGATTACATTTTTACTACAGAAAATAGATACCCAGGAGCGCCAAGTGTTGCTTCAAAAGAGGTGGTGAATGGTATACCTATCAAATTAGGTAACATCGAAGTACAGCCTATCGAGGCCTATCATGGATCACTGCAAGTTTTTGGATATCGTTTTCAAGATATAGCGTATCTAACTGATGTAAAAACTATTGCAGATGAGGAGATTGAGAAATTACAAGATTTAGATATTCTTGTCTTAAACTGCTTGCGGGAAGAAGCGCATTATACACATCTTAATGTTGACGAGGCGCTTGCTTTAGTTGCAAAAATTAAACCTAAGCGCACCTATCTTACACACATAAGTCACCATCTAGGCTTTCATGCAGAAGCCGAACAAAAATTACCCGAAAATGTCTTTCTAGCATACGACGGACTTACTTTAACTACATAA